One region of Erythrolamprus reginae isolate rEryReg1 chromosome 12, rEryReg1.hap1, whole genome shotgun sequence genomic DNA includes:
- the LOC139174710 gene encoding uncharacterized protein, protein MGKFLLTCSIVILFILLQTREIVSIRGLTRPRNHRPFSPNRPSNTGNLHVNRPAYSYPPNSRNAPPLPPPPRDSSQNLLIPGNPGNLPPHSIISPNLSNLPRPSSIHKKTGNLPSYSDNFPNAPPPPPPRRDSSQNPGYPPRYPVNPKNPRSFSHQPYNHQNPQLGKYNPKPKRPKGKDMLEAANDIAEAIKDLYTLFTSSEGGNSRSHDGNPADSKPKGDEVKYVEETVRNAPVVDPESYILGSPIAKMFLRFNDSEEKWWNENRHRFPTPVYHQNSIQPISRERVALANSLGRASGHNPQNNAVSDLHFSFENALFLIHPFAISVITLITPFLIF, encoded by the coding sequence ATGGGAAAATTCCTGTTGACCTGCTCAATTGTGATTCTCTTCATTTTGCTCCAGACTAGGGAAATTGTCTCCATTAGAGGACTCACCCGCCCTCGAAATCATAGACCCTTCTCCCCAAATAGACCTTCTAACACAGGGAATCTTCATGTGAATAGGCCTGCCTACTCATATCCACCCAACTCCCGAAACGCAccacctcttccacctcctccacgGGACAGCTCTCAAAATTTACTCATCCCCGGAAACCCAGGAAATCTTCCACCACATTCGATCATCTCCCCAAACCTATCAAATCTTCCACGACCTTCGTCCATCCACAAAAAAACAGGAAATCTTCCATCATATTCCGACAACTTCCCAAATGcaccacctcctccacctcctcgacGGGACAGCTCTCAAAACCCAGGATATCCTCCACGATATCCAGTTAACCCTAAAAATCCTAGGTCTTTCTCACACCAACCATATAACCACCAAAATCCTCAATTGGGAAAGTATAATCCCAAACCTAAACGGCCCAAGGGGAAGGATATGCTTGAAGCTGCAAATGATATTGCAGAAGCTATTAAAGACCTTTATACTTTGTTTACTTCTTCAGAAGGAGGCAATTCCAGATCTCATGATGGCAACCCAGCGGACTCAAAGCCAAAGGGTGATGAAGTGAAATATGTGGAGGAAACTGTTAGAAATGCTCCAGTGGTAGACCCCGAGAGCTACATCTTAGGCAGCCCCATAGCCAAGATGTTTCTTCGTTTTAATGACAGTGAGGAAAAATGGTGGAATGAAAACCGACACCGTTTTCCCACCCCTGTTTACCACCAAAACTCTATCCAGCCAATTTCAAGAGAAAGAGTAGCTTTGGCTAATAGTCTTGGAAGAGCCAGTGGACACAATCCCCAAAACAATGCTGTGTCTGATTTGCATTTCTCTTTTGAGAATGCTTTGTTTCTCATTCATCCTTTTGCCATTTCAGTCATTACCTTAATCACTCCTTTCCTGATCTTCTAA